GCCCCGGAGTGACGCGCCGCCTGGGCATCGACGAGGCCACCCTGCGCGATCGTCATCCCTCGCTGGTGTATTGCTCCATTTCCGGTTTCGGACAGACCGGGTCCATGACCAGCAAGCCGGCCTACGACATCATCGCCCAGGCCATGTCCGGGATCATGGCCGCCACCGGGCCGGAAGGCGGGCCGCCGACCCGCGTCGGTGAGTCGCTGGGGGATGTGGCGGCCGGCATGTTCGCCAGCTGGTCGATCTGTGCCGCCCTGTTCCAGCGCGAGCGTGACGCGCAACGGACCGGCTGCTACCTGGACGTGTCCATGCTGGACTGCCTCTTCTCCATGCAGGTCACCAACCTCGCGCAGTTGATGGCCCATGGCGAGGCGCCCCAGCCGGTGGGCAACCGGCACCCCCTGTCCGCCCCCTTCGACAGTTTCCAGGCCCGAAATGGCCAGGTCGTCATCGCCGTGGCCAACAACAGCCTGTTCGCCCGGCTGGCCGACTGCATGGGAGCTTCGGAGCTGGTCGACGACGAACGCTTCACCACCGACGAGCGCCGTTGTGACCATCAGGCCGAGCTGAAGGCGCGGATCGAACGCTGGACCAGCGAACTGACGGTCGCCGAGGTCTGCGAGCGGCTCGATGCGGCCGGGGTCCCCGCCTCGCCGATCTGGGACATCAAGCAGGTGGCCGATTCCCCCCATGCCCGGGAGCGGGGCCTGCTCCAGCCCTCGGGGGCCGTGCGGTCGCCCGCTCAACCCGTCTTCTTCAATGGCCGCAAGGTCGCGACCGACGAACCGGCGCCGGCGCTGGGCGCCCACAACGCAATGCTCGATGAGGAGAGCACCCATGCACTTTGATTTCACCGAAGACGAGCTGGCCTTTCAGGACGCCGCCCGTCGCGTGTCGGCCGATGTCCTCAAGGCCAATGCTGCCCGCTACGACGAGAGCCGTGACTTCTGCGCCGAGAGCCTGCGCGCCCTGGGCGAGCTCGGCTTCTGGAGCATGAACCTGCCGTCCGAGTACGGCGGCGTCGACATCAGCAGCATCGGCATGTCCCTGGCGGTGGAGGAGATCGCTTATCACTGTGCCGCCACCTGCTCGTCGTTGACGGCGCACTTTCTGGCCACCGATTCGGTACTGGTGGGAGGTACGGAAGAACAGAAGCAGGCACTGCTGCCGCAGTGTGCCGCCGGCGAGAAGCTCGGCGCCTTCGCCCTCACCGAACCCGGGGCGGGCTCGAACCCTGCCGAGATGCGGACCAAGGCCGTGCGCTGCGAGCAGGGTTGGCATATCACCGGCACCAAGCACTACATCACCAACGGCGCCTTCGCCGATTTCCTGGTCGTCTATGCCAAGACCGATGAAGACCTCGGTCACCGCGGCATCTCGGCCTTCCTGGTCGATCGCGACACCGCGGGCCTCGCGTTCTCCCAGCCCGAGAAGACACTGGGCCTGCGTGGCAGCCACATCTACGAGATCGGCATCGACTGTGTGGTGCCCGAGAGCGCCTTGCTGGGCAAGGAAGGCGCCGGATTCGCGACCGCCATGGAGGTCCTCGATCGGGGGCGTGTGGAAGTGGCGGCCATGAGCGTCGGCATCTCCCGGGCGGCCTACGACGACACCCTGGCCTGGTCCCAGGATCGCGTGGTGAGCGGCAAGCCCTTGTGTCGGCACCAGGGCATCCAGTGGATGCTGGCCGAGATGCACACCCAGCTCGAGGCCGCGAAGCTGGTGACCTACAAGGCCGCCGCCGCCCGTGACTCCGGTCAGCGTTTCAGCCTCGAGTCGGCGGTGGCCAAGCTGTTCGCATCCGAGGCCGCCGCCAAGGTCACCGACCAGGCGGTGCAGATCCACGGCGGTTACGGCTACATCGGGGATCTGCCCATCGAACGCTATTACCGGGACGCCCGGATCACGCGCATCTTCGAAGGCACCTCGGAGATCCAGAAGATCATCATCGGCCGTGCCATCACCGCCTGAGGCGTCACTGCAAGGAGTTCTCTCGATGAAAGTACTCGCCGCGGTCAAACGCGTCATCGACTACAACGTCAAGATCCGGGTCAAGCCGGACAACAGTGACGTCGACCTCACCAACGTCAAGATGGCCCTGAACCCCTTCTGCGAGATCGCCGTGGAGGAAGCGGTGCGCCTCAAGGAGAAGGGCGTGGCCAGTGAGATCGTCGCCGTCACCGTCGGGCCCAAGGCCGCCCAGGAGCAGCTGCGCACCGCGCTGGCGCTGGGGGCCGACCGCGCCATCCACGTCCAGACCGACGAGCGCGTCGAGTCGCTGGGTGCCGCCAAGGCGCTGGCCAAGGTGGTCGAGGAGGAGCAGCCGGAGCTTACGATCCTCGGCAAGCAGGCCATCGACACCGACAACAACCAGACCGGCCAGATGCTCGCCGCCCTGACCGGTCGGCCCCAGGGCACCTTCGCCTCCGAGGTCGCGGTCGAGGACGGCAAGCTCAAGGTGACCCGCGAGATCGACGGCGGCCTGCAGACCGTGGAACTGGCCCTGCCGGCCATCGTCACCACCGACCTGCGCCTGAACGAGCCGCGCTACGCCAAGCTGCCCGACATCATGAAGGCCAAGAAGAAGCCGCTGGACACCAAGACCCCGGAGGAGCTGGGCGTCGCGGTGGCCAGCAAGCTCAAGCTGGTCAAGGTCGAGCCGCCGGCCGAGCGCCAGGGCGGCGTCAAGGTGGGCTCCGTCGATGAGCTCGTGGACAAACTCAAGAACGAAGCCAAGGTGATCTCATGAGCATTCTGGTCCTTGCCGAACATCACGACGGCCAGCTGGCCGGCGCCACCGCCCATGTGGTCGCCGCGGCCCAGGCCATCGGCGGCGATATCGACGTGCTGGTGGCGGGCGAGAACGTCGGTCCCATCGCCGAGGCGGCCGCCAAGCTCGACGGGGTGAGCCGCGTGCGCGTCGCCGATGCCGCCGTCTACGCCCACCAGCTGGCCGAGCCCATGGGCGAGCTGCTGGCCGGCCTGGCTGGCGATTACTCCCACGTGCTGGCGGCGGCCTCCACCACCGGCAAGAACGTGCTGCCGCGGCTGGCCGCACTCAAGGACGTCGCCCAGATCTCCGAGATCATCGCCGTGGAGAGCGCCGACACCTTCCAGCGCCCGATCTATGCCGGCAACGCCATCGCCACCGTGCAGAGCGAGGACGCCCTCAAGATGATCACCGTGCGCGCCACCGCCTTCGACGCCGTCGGCGAGAGCGGGGCGGCCGCCGTCGAGCCGGTCGAGGCCGGCGTCGACAACCGCCTGTCGTCCTTCGTCGGCGAGGAGCTCGCCGAGAGCGACCGGCCCGAGCTGGGTGCAGCCAAGGTGGTCGTCTCCGGCGGCCGCGGCATGGGCAGCGGCGAGAACTTCCAGCTGCTCGAGGACATCGCCGACAAGCTGGGGGCGGCCATCGGCGCCTCGCGGGCCGCGGTGGACGCGGGCTTCGTGCCCAACGACATGCAGGTCGGCCAGACCGGCAAGATCGTCGCCCCGGAGCTCTATATCGCCGTGGGCATCAGCGGGGCCATCCAGCACCTGGCGGGGATGAAGGACTCCAAGGTGATCGTGGCGATCAACAAGGACGAGGAGGCGCCGATCTTCCAGGTCGCCGATTACGGCCTGGTCGCGGATCTCTTCGAGGCCGTACCCGAACTCGAACAACAACTATAGGCGAAAGCTCACGAGCTTATTGCCGGTTCCGGCATTTGCACCAGGTCGCGCCTTGTTGCCGAGTCTCTTGTCGCGACCCACTACCTGCCAATTGGAGAAACACAATGAACAAAATAGAAGTGGCTCAGCCCGGTGCCGCGGGTGCCCTGAAGGCAGTTGTCGGCAGCCTCATTGGACTCGGTATCTTCTTCGTTCCACTTCCGGTGGGGGAAGACGAGAGCAAGATACCACTGGTCATGATCATCGATTATGTCAAGGAGCTGCTCGGCGGTTCGATCGATTACCTCACACTAGGCATTATCGGCCTTCTGTGCCTGACCTGGCTGGTATCCAGAACGTCCGGCAACGCCGCCCTGCGTCGCTATCATCGCAAGGATGGGGTGATGAGTGGCCTGGCTTTCCTGCTGGCGGCCTTCTTTGCCACGCTGCTGGTGTTCGGTATCGGCCCCGACTGGCTGCTGCACGATGATGTGGGCGGTCTGGCCCTGTACCTCGGAGGCAGCGTCTTTCTCACCGTCACCATTGCCGGTTTCTTGGTGCTCTTCCTGACCGAGTTCGGCTTCCTGGAATTCATCGGCACCCTGATGGAGCCGCTGATGCGCCCGCTGTACCGCCTGCCGGGACGCTCCGCCGTGGATGCCGTTGCCTCCTTCGTGGCCGCCCCGGCGGTGGGGATCTTCATCACCAACAAGCTGTACAAGGGGGGGTACTACACCGAGCGGGAGTCGGCCAGCATCGCGACCAACTTCAGTATCTGCAGCCTGGGTTTCTTCGCCTTGCTGGCCTCGATCGGCGGGATCATGGAGTATCTCCCCCACATGATCCTCGTCTCCTTTTTGATCAACTTCACCCTGGCCGCCGTCGTGGTACGCATTCCGCCGCTGTCCCGCAAGCAGGATCGTTACTATGAGGGGCGTGAACAGACCGCGGACGATCTGCGTGATGACGCGGAAGGCCATATCCTGGCACGCGCCTGTTCGGCGGCGGCTGCCCGGGCGGCGCAGACCCGGCCGGAGGCCCTGTATCAGGGCTTCTGGGAGGCCATCACCTTTGCCCAGAAGATCGTGGCTTTCATCCTGTCCATCGCCACCCTGGCCCTGTTGCTGGCCACCTATACACCGGTGTTCGATTATCTCGGCGTCGTGGTCGAACCGC
The Halomonas sp. M4R1S46 DNA segment above includes these coding regions:
- a CDS encoding electron transfer flavoprotein subunit beta/FixA family protein, which produces MKVLAAVKRVIDYNVKIRVKPDNSDVDLTNVKMALNPFCEIAVEEAVRLKEKGVASEIVAVTVGPKAAQEQLRTALALGADRAIHVQTDERVESLGAAKALAKVVEEEQPELTILGKQAIDTDNNQTGQMLAALTGRPQGTFASEVAVEDGKLKVTREIDGGLQTVELALPAIVTTDLRLNEPRYAKLPDIMKAKKKPLDTKTPEELGVAVASKLKLVKVEPPAERQGGVKVGSVDELVDKLKNEAKVIS
- a CDS encoding CaiB/BaiF CoA transferase family protein, producing MKPLQGITVLDLSRFLAGPYCTAMLADLGAEVIKIETPHGDDSRHIGPFIDGESVYFAMLNRGKRSICLNLKEADDLARFHALCADADVLVENFRPGVTRRLGIDEATLRDRHPSLVYCSISGFGQTGSMTSKPAYDIIAQAMSGIMAATGPEGGPPTRVGESLGDVAAGMFASWSICAALFQRERDAQRTGCYLDVSMLDCLFSMQVTNLAQLMAHGEAPQPVGNRHPLSAPFDSFQARNGQVVIAVANNSLFARLADCMGASELVDDERFTTDERRCDHQAELKARIERWTSELTVAEVCERLDAAGVPASPIWDIKQVADSPHARERGLLQPSGAVRSPAQPVFFNGRKVATDEPAPALGAHNAMLDEESTHAL
- a CDS encoding acyl-CoA dehydrogenase family protein; the encoded protein is MHFDFTEDELAFQDAARRVSADVLKANAARYDESRDFCAESLRALGELGFWSMNLPSEYGGVDISSIGMSLAVEEIAYHCAATCSSLTAHFLATDSVLVGGTEEQKQALLPQCAAGEKLGAFALTEPGAGSNPAEMRTKAVRCEQGWHITGTKHYITNGAFADFLVVYAKTDEDLGHRGISAFLVDRDTAGLAFSQPEKTLGLRGSHIYEIGIDCVVPESALLGKEGAGFATAMEVLDRGRVEVAAMSVGISRAAYDDTLAWSQDRVVSGKPLCRHQGIQWMLAEMHTQLEAAKLVTYKAAAARDSGQRFSLESAVAKLFASEAAAKVTDQAVQIHGGYGYIGDLPIERYYRDARITRIFEGTSEIQKIIIGRAITA
- a CDS encoding electron transfer flavoprotein subunit alpha/FixB family protein, encoding MSILVLAEHHDGQLAGATAHVVAAAQAIGGDIDVLVAGENVGPIAEAAAKLDGVSRVRVADAAVYAHQLAEPMGELLAGLAGDYSHVLAAASTTGKNVLPRLAALKDVAQISEIIAVESADTFQRPIYAGNAIATVQSEDALKMITVRATAFDAVGESGAAAVEPVEAGVDNRLSSFVGEELAESDRPELGAAKVVVSGGRGMGSGENFQLLEDIADKLGAAIGASRAAVDAGFVPNDMQVGQTGKIVAPELYIAVGISGAIQHLAGMKDSKVIVAINKDEEAPIFQVADYGLVADLFEAVPELEQQL
- a CDS encoding YjiH family protein; the protein is MNKIEVAQPGAAGALKAVVGSLIGLGIFFVPLPVGEDESKIPLVMIIDYVKELLGGSIDYLTLGIIGLLCLTWLVSRTSGNAALRRYHRKDGVMSGLAFLLAAFFATLLVFGIGPDWLLHDDVGGLALYLGGSVFLTVTIAGFLVLFLTEFGFLEFIGTLMEPLMRPLYRLPGRSAVDAVASFVAAPAVGIFITNKLYKGGYYTERESASIATNFSICSLGFFALLASIGGIMEYLPHMILVSFLINFTLAAVVVRIPPLSRKQDRYYEGREQTADDLRDDAEGHILARACSAAAARAAQTRPEALYQGFWEAITFAQKIVAFILSIATLALLLATYTPVFDYLGVVVEPLIQLMQLPDAEAIAPTVLVSIAEIALPAIIISGADVSPMAIFFVCTLSTVQIIFFTESANAMLESSIPLSVKDLVVIFLVRTLLAIPLVALATHLIF